The sequence GTAGCCGAAGGCACCGGAGGAGACGGGCACTCCCTGGGAGCTGAGGATGTTGCCCACGGCAGCCGATGAGGAGGATCCGACGGCGGTGctctgggggaaggagctgaggatgggtccCGGCAGGGTGACCACCACGGTGGAAGGCTGGATGACGACGCGGGAGTCCTcgcactgcctgacgcagggctcgttgcagctgttagCCAGCGGGGTGGGTccgcaggggctgcagaggtcGTAGCAGGCCATGTCTGTGGTGCGGAGGGGTCCTGGAAGAGAGGGTGTTGAGAGAGCGGGGGTGTGTGAGGAGGGCGAGGGAGTGGGGAGGcgtggtgtggggctgtggggagcgtgGGTGGCGGTGGGGAGGCGTCAGGAGCGGTGAGGCTGGTGGCCGAGCGTGCTGTAAGAGCTGGGCCGGGTGGGGCAGGAGACGGAGGGGAAGGGGGTTCGCGCTCACCTTGTTGACCGCGTAGGAGAAGGCGTCAGGAGAAGTGTGTGAGGGAGAGAGGCGCTGGGCCGGCTTTTATGCTGGCCCCCAAGGGGCGTGACAGCCTTTGCGCATGACAGCATTGTTCGGCGAGCAGCTCTTGCATGCCACAGCCTCGCAAGTAATGAGGTGGGGcgtgttttccttcctgcaatTCTGCAATTTCACGTCCTCCTCGTGACGGCATGTCCACTTGGCCCTGGCGGCAGCTTTTAAGTGCGAGTATTAGAGGCCAAAGTGTTGGCGTCGGTGGTGTGTGTCTGGGCGGGTAGAAGACACAACCAGAGCATAGGAGAGGTGGGGTGCCATCAGTGAGGTCATCGCATGGCAGTCGTGTGGTGTGGTTTGCAGCTGCGGTTGCGTTGTGAAGCGGGGTCTGCATTTGCTTGGAGCCCTGGATGGCCGGTGTGTGCTTTGGAGGTGTGGCAGTGTGAGGTGCTGCCCCTTCCATTGCTTTTGGGCCTTGCCCACCTTGCTGCCACGTGGCTAAGCCTGTGTTTAGGCCTGAGCTTTCCCGTTGGTTGTGCTGCCTGGGTGTCTTGGTGCCCGTCTTTCTTGTAAGGTTGTGGCTGACAGAAAGGGGGCCGCCTGTTTGTTTTTGTGCCCCTCGGTGCCGTCCCCGTGGGTGCGAGTgcaagcaggcagaggaggcctgcttgCGAGAGCAGGACATTTTGCCGGCAGCCCTGGTTGCGAGCTCGTGAGGCCTGTGTTGTTGGGAGGCCTGCCACGCTGGCCGTAGGCTTGTGTTTGCCCCGCTGTAGAGCTCCCCTTTTCTCGGGCCGGCACGTTTGCATCCTGGGCTGTAGCGCTTGATGTGGCTCACCTCGCAAGGGCAGGTGAGGTTCTCTGAGAGCCCGTGAATATGGCGAGAGGCAGAGGGGCAGCGTTAGTGGTGGTGGACCTGGCAGTGCTAGTTTAACGGTTGGACCTGatgggtcttttccaacctttatgattgtgtgtttctgtgaaagGGTGTCAGCCGACTCGGAGATGGACCTGCTTGTAGGCAAACGAGAGCTAATGAGCAATGTTGGTATCACCTCTTTGATAACCTATTTAAGAGGGGGAAAGCAGTACCTGCACAATTGTAAGTGGAAGAGAGGCGTGATGATAATCCGTGAGAGAAAAAACTCCACGGCCATCAAGGTCAGCGAAGAAGGAGGGTGAGGAgttgctccaggtgccggagcagagattcccctgcagcccataggGTAGAGCTTGGTGAAGCCGTTTGTCCCCTGGGCTCCCACTGAGGCCTGCGTTGGAGCAGATATCcgcctgcagcccgtggaggactccgtgctggagcaggtggatggtcctgaaagaggctgtgaccctgtgggaaggcTGCGCTGGCGTGGGCTTCTGGCAGGACGTGGGACCCCGTGGGCGCCTTAGACTGGAGCAGTCGGTTGCTGAAGGAGTGCACGTCGTGGAATGGACCCTAgcaggagcagtttgtgaagaactgcagcctgtgggagggAGCCACGATGGAGAATTTTGTGCAGGAGTGTCTCCCGTGTGTGGGattccacgctggagcagggaaagagtgtgaggaggaaggagcgtcGGAGGCAGCGTGTGATGACCTGACCGCAACCCTGTTCCTGGTCCCCCTGGGTGGcttggtggggaggaggtggagaattTGTGAGTGGAGTTGAGcgtgggagaagggaggggttggggggaagGTGTGTTAAGActggggtttatttctcatgatGCTACTGTGACATCGATTTTTCAATAAATTCAGTGAACTTCCCTGAGTCGAGTCACCTGATGGtaggtgagtgatctcccctgTTCTTATGTTGACTCGGGCGccttttgtcatgttttctgcCCGCTACGCggttgaggagggggagcggtagagtgatagagcggcttggtgggcaggTGGTTTCCTGCCAAGGTGAACGCCGAAGAGAGGCGTGCTCGAGGAGGTTGGTTTGAAGGAGATGACCTGCAGAGGTTCCTTGCGCGCTGAGGAATTTGATTTCTCTGATTCCGCTTGCTGTGATGGCCGGAGAGTCTTGCTGGGGAAGAGAGATGGCCGAGTggctggtgctgtggggagcGTGCGCGAGAGGCACGGGGAGAAGTGCGTGAGCGTGTTGGAGCCTTAGTTTGGGTAAGTGAAGGGCTTGTGTCACGGGCTGGGAGCCCCGccattctgttctgtgttttgcttttgctggagaCCTAATTCGTAAAGAGAAGTATTGTGGCCCTTTTCCAACCTCCCCAATGGTATCGTGAGCCCGTGGTTTTGTGCTGGGTGAGACTGGAAGAGCCttgggagaagaagagaagcgGAGGCGTCTGGGGCTGTGATGCAGGAGTTGTTTATTGAGGCCAAACAATCAGTGAAAAGGGCAAAGAGGCAAATGGAAGGGAGGGGGTCTGAGATGCAGGTAGGGCGACCGTCAGCTGAGGTCCCTTGCGTGCGGGAGCTTTAGCCAGAGCACGGAGGTCTTGCTGCCCCGGGGTGGGAGTTGCACACCGGAGGTCCCTGGTGGTCTTTGGCTTGCGAGAAGCTGGTTGCAGTGGAGAACAGTGGAGAGAGCAGAAGGGGCGATGCAAAGAAGGAAgttggagaagaggaaggggcagACGGGCCACGTTTGCAGCCGGCCGGGGTTGGCCCCTTTGCCTGCTTGCGTGCTTGGTGCCTTgagaggaggagctgtggatggCAGGTCGATGTGCCAGGGAGGGCCTGGGGGCGCGTCCTCAGTGCATGGCTTGGCTTCCAGGCTTTGGGTGGTTGGTGTTAGGGAGGGTGGCGAGGGCCCTTAGCAGGGGGAGCAGCCTCTTCTGCCGCCGAAGCAGCCCAGGCCTCCGAAGCCGTAGCCGTAGCCGAAGGCACCGGAGGAGACGGGCACTCCCTGGGAGCTGAGGATGTTGCCCACGGCAGCCGATGAGGAGGATCCGACGGCGGTGctctgggggaaggagctgaggatgggtccCGGCAGGGTGACCACCACGGTGGAAGGCTGGATGACGACGCGGGAGTCCTcgcactgcctgacgcagggctcgttgcagctgttagCCAGCGGGGTGGGTccgcaggggctgcagaggtcGTAGCAGGCCATGTCTGTGGTGCGGAGGGGTCCTGGAAGAGAGGGTGTTGAGAGAGCGGGGGTGTGTGAGGAGGGCGAGGGAGTGGGGAGGcgtggtgtggggctgtggggagcgtgGGTGGCGGTGGGGAGGCGTCAGGAGCGGTGAGGCTGGTGGCCGAGCGTGCTGTAAGAGCTGGGCCGGGTGGGGCAGGAGACGGAGGGGAAGGGGGTTCGCGCTCACCTTGTTGACCGCGTAGGAGAAGGCGTCAGGAGAAGTGTGTGAGGGAGAGAGGCGCTGGGCCGGCTTTTATGCTGGCCCCCAAGGGGCGTGACAGCCTTTGCGCATGACAGCATTGTTCGGCGAGCAGCTCTTGCATGCCACAGCCTCGCAAGTAATGAGGTGGGGcgtgttttccttcctgcaatTCTGCAATTTCACGTCCTCCTCGTGACGGCATGTCCACTTGGCCCTGGCGGCAGCTTTTAAGTGCGAGTATTAGAGGCCAAAGTGTTGGCGTCGGTGGTGTGTGTCTGGGCGGGTAGAAGACACAACCAGAGCATAGGAGAGGTGGGGTGCCATCAGTGAGGTCATCGCATGGCAGTCGTGTGGTGTGGTTTGCAGCTGCGGTTGCGTTGTGAAGCGGGGTCTGCATTTGCTTGGAGCCCTGGATGGCCGGTGTGTGCTTTGGAGGTGTGGCAGTGTGAGGTGCTGCCCCTTCCATTGCTTTTGGGCCTTGCCCACCTTGCTGCCACGTGGCTAAGCCTGTGTTTAGGCCTGAGCTTTCCCGTTGGTTGTGCTGCCTGGGTGTCTTGGTGCCCGTCTTTCTTGTAAGGTTGTGGCTGATAGAAAGGGGGCCGCCTGTTTGTTTTTGTGCCCCTCGGTGCCGTCCCCGTGGGTGCGAGTgcaagcaggcagaggaggcctgcttgCGAGAGCAGGACATTTTGCCGGCAGCCCTGGTTGCGAGCTCGTGAGGCCTGTGTTGTTGGGAGGCCTGCCACGCTGGCCGTAGGCTTGTGTTTGCCCCGCTGTAGAGCTCCCCTTTTCTCGGGCCGGCACGTTTGCATCCTGGGCTGTAGCGCTTGATGTGGCTCACCTCGCAAGGGCAGGTGAGGTTCTCTGAGAGCCCGTGAATATGGCGAGAGGCAGAGGGGCAGCGTTAGTGGTGGTGGACCTGGCAGTGCTAGTTTAACGGTTGGACCTGatgggtcttttccaacctttatgattgtgtgtttctgtgaaagGGTGTCAGCCGACTCCGAGATGGACCTGCTTGTAGGCAAACGAGAGCTAATGAGCAATGTTGGTATCACCTCTTTGATAACCTATTTAAGAGGGGGAAAGCAGTACCTGCACAATTGTAAGTGGAAGAGAGGCGTGATGATAATCCGTGAGAGAAAAAACTCCACGGCCATCAAGGTCAGCGAAGAAGGAGGGTGAGGAgttgctccaggtgccggagcagagattcccctgcagcccataggGTAGAGCTTGGTGAAGCCGTTTGTCCCCTGGGCTCCCACTGAGGCCTGCGTTGGAGCAGATATCcgcctgcagcccgtggaggactccgtgctggagcaggtggatggtcctgaaagaggctgtgaccctgtgggaaggcTGCGCTGGCGTGGGCTTCTGGCAGGACGTGGGACCCCGTGGGCGCCTTAGACTGGAGCAGTCGGTTGCTGAAGGAGTGCACGTCGTGGAATGGACCCTAgcaggagcagtttgtgaagaactgcagcctgtgggagggAGCCACGATGGAGAATTTTGTGCAGGAGTGTCTCCCGTGTGTGGGattccacgctggagcagggaaagagtgtgaggaggaaggagcgtcGGAGGCAGCGTGTGATGACCTGACCGCAACCCTGTTCCTGGTCCCCCTGGGTGGcttggtggggaggaggtggagaattTGTGAGTGGAGTTGAGcgtgggagaagggaggggttggggggaagGTGTGTTAAGActggggtttatttctcatgatGCTACTGTGACATCGATTTTTCAATAAATTCAGTGAACTTCCCTGAGTCGAGTCACCTGATGGtaggtgagtgatctcccctgTTCTTATGTTGACTCGGGCGccttttgtcatgttttctgcCCGCTACGCggttgaggagggggagcggtagagtgatagagcggcttggtgggcaggTGGTTTCCTGCCAAGGTGAACGCCGAAGAGAGGCGTGCTCGAGGAGGTTGGTTTGAAGGAGATGACCTGCAGAGGTTCCTTGCGCGCTGAGGAATTTGATTTCTCTGATTCCGCTTGCTGTGATGGCCGGAGAGTCTTGCTGGGGAAGAGAGATGGCCGAGTggctggtgctgtggggagcGTGCGCGAGAGGCACGGGGAGAAGTGCGTGAGCGTGTTGGAGCCTTAGTTTGGGTAAGTGAAGGGCTTGTGTCACGGGCTGGGAGCCCCGccattctgttctgtgttttgcttttgctggagaCCTAATTCGTAAAGAGAAGTATTGTGGCCCTTTTCCAACCTCCCCAATGGTATCGTGAGCCCGTGGTTTTGTGCTGGGTGAGACTGGAAGAGCCttggga comes from Grus americana isolate bGruAme1 chromosome 2, bGruAme1.mat, whole genome shotgun sequence and encodes:
- the LOC129202914 gene encoding LOW QUALITY PROTEIN: feather keratin-like (The sequence of the model RefSeq protein was modified relative to this genomic sequence to represent the inferred CDS: deleted 1 base in 1 codon; substituted 1 base at 1 genomic stop codon) encodes the protein MLSCAKAVTPLGGQHKSGPAPLSLTHFSXRLLLRGQQGPLRTTDMACYDLCSPCGPTPLANSCNEPCVRQCEDSRVVIQPSTVVVTLPGPILSSFPQSTAVGSSSSAAVGNILSSQGVPVSSGAFGYGYGFGGLGCFGGRRGCSPC
- the LOC129202883 gene encoding LOW QUALITY PROTEIN: feather keratin-like (The sequence of the model RefSeq protein was modified relative to this genomic sequence to represent the inferred CDS: deleted 1 base in 1 codon; substituted 1 base at 1 genomic stop codon) gives rise to the protein MLSCAKAVTPLGGQHKSGPAPLSLTHFSXRLLLRGQQGPLRTTDMACYDLCSPCGPTPLANSCNEPCVRQCEDSRVVIQPSTVVVTLPGPILSSFPQSTAVGSSSSAAVGNILSSQGVPVSSGAFGYGYGFGGLGCFGGRRGCSPC